In the genome of Synechococcus sp. UW179A, the window GGAGACATCGAGGCCTGCGCCACAACGAGCTGAGTGCCAAATCGTTCACAAAGTGTGTTGGCATAGCGATAGGTCTCTGCGGGGAGATATCCCGTATCGACCCAGATCACAGGCACAGTCTCTCCTCCGGAGAGGCGACTGAGCATGTGCAGCAACACTGACGACTGGATACCGAAGCTGGTGGTCATTGCGAAGCCGGAACCGAATCGATTCAGCGCCCACTGCAGACGCTGCAGAGGCTGCATCGGGTCTAGCTCTGAACGCAGGGGATCCAGACCGGCAGAGACCGTCCCCGAATCCACACCACCAGCGGTGCCGATCATGTCTGTGATGCCCTGGCTCATGTAACCCATCCTCCAATGCCGAGGTGACCACAGGTCTGCCTATGGTTTCAACGCGCTCCAGAGAATGCCGTGACTCCTCCTGCCAGCGAGCAAGTTCAACCGATCGTGGTGGTCGGTGGTGGATTCGCCGGATTGTCAACAGCGCTTGCCTTCAGTCGCCTGCATCCAAGACCACCGGTTGTGCTGATTGAACCTCGTGACCGCTTCGTCTTCGTTCCTCTGCTCTACGAATTAATGAGCGGGGAACTGAAGGGATGGGAAGTAGCCCCTGACTATGCATCCTTGCTGCAGGGGCGTGGGATCAGTCATCTGCAAGACCGCGTCAGCGCGGTCGACCTCGATGCCCGCAGCGTCACTACTGGCTCGGGGCGCGCCCTGCAATACAGCCAGCTGGTGTTGGCAACGGGCGCGCAACCCGCGGATTTCGGCATTCCAGGAGTCCGCGACAATGCCCTGAATTTCCACACCCTGTCTGATTTGCAACCTCTGCAGGATCGCTTGCAGGAGCTGCGTCAGCGCCCATCAGGGGCGAACTCCCTGGTGATTGCTGGGGCAGGAGCCACGGGCGTCGAACTGGCTTGCAAGCTCGTGGACCTGCTCAACGGTGCCGCCACAATTCAACTCGTTGAGCTGGGTGATCAGATCCTGCCAAGATCGAAAGCCTTCAACAGAGAGCAGGCCGAGATCGCCCTGAAGAAACGTGGTGTGACCATTCACCTGAACACCAGAGTCGACTTGGTGACAGCGACTTCCGTGACGCTGAGCGGACCACAAGGCTCGCATCAACAGAATCATGACGGACTGGTATGGACTGCAGGCAGTCGCCCAACAATTCCGGACCTTTCTCCCAAGCTGGAGCTCCATCAAGGTCGACTGCCAGTCACCGAATCGCTGCGTCTGCAGGCCTACCCGGATGTTCTGGCTCTCGGAGATATCGCTGTGAATCCCAGACCAGATGAGCTTTCCAGCTGGCCTCATTCAGCTCAGGCGGCCATTCAGCAAGGTCAGTTTGCAGCCAAAGATCTGAAAGCAAAGCTGCAAGGCAGTGTTGAAAAACCATTTGTGTTTAAGGACCTTGGCGAAATGCTCAGCCTTGGCATTGGCGATGCCTCAATCACCGGATTGGGCCTAACCCTCGCGGGGCCTCTGGCCTTCAAGCTGCGCCGACTGACCTATCTGACGCGTTTGCCAGGGCTGTCGCTAGGGCTGCGCGCAGCTGGTGCCTGGCTGGTTGGCCCTTGAAACAGGCTCACCTGGCGGGCAGAACCAGGGGGCTGCGTCCATCACAGCTCAAACAGCTGGAGCGCCTCAGCCATCGTCGTCACCCCGATGATTCCGGCGCTGACATCTTCACGCTGGAACGGCTTGCCCAACTCGCTGTGCAGCTTGAGGAAACGCTGCATCTTTTAATTGACAACCGTGGCGTCTGTCGCCTGCTTTGGGTTGGCCCGCTCGGAGAATCCGATCGGCTGGACCGCCATCTTCAGGGCGGCTCTAGACGCCGCTCCAGGCAATGGCGCCTGGTCAGCTCGCTGCATGGACGCCGCTCTTCGGACCTGGTTCCAGATGGTCGCGATGCGGCAATCGCCCTCGATGTTCAGCCCGATTCTTGGTTGCGGTATCAGGCACTGATGGCTCGCAGTGGGATCCGTTCAGGTGCTCTCTGGGTTCCAGCCCCCAAGGCCGACGGTGGCTGGAGCTGCACTGAAACAGGCGATCTGACAATGCTCTGCTGCAGCGACACCAGTGCCAGAAATGATGCTCCGCATGGCGAACCGTTTCAGGCAACCCATGAGCACACGTCAACAGTGGAGCAGGTACTGCTGCTCACACTCACCGGCACAGACCCAGCACGAAACGAGCGTGAACTAGCCGAACTCGAAGGGTTGACGCGCAGTGCTGGTGCAACAACGGTTGCCGTCTGCCGCCAGCGTCAGGGACAAATCAATCCTCAGACCCTCTGGGGTAAAGGCAAGCTGCAGGAGGCAGCCCTGGATATCCGCAAGCACGGCGCCACGCTTGTCATCACCGACAGAGAGCTCACGCCTGTTCAAGCCAGGAACCTGGAGCGGCTGCTGGATAGTCCAGTGATGGATCGCAGCGAGCTGATCCTCGACATCTTTGCCCAACGGGCCTCAAGCGCTGCCGGCCGCCTTCAGGTCGAACTGGCACAGCTTCGCTACAGACTGCCAAGGCTTGCAGGACGTGGATTGAGTCTGTCTCGGCAGGGGGGCGGCATCGGCACTCGCGGTCCAGGAGAAACCCAGCTTGAAAAAGACAGGCGTGCCATCAGCCGACGCATCGAGCACTTGGGTCGAGAATTGCGGCAGCTGGGAGCACACCGAGCCCGGCTGAGAGAACGACGCCATGAACTTCCCGGTGTCGCGCTGGTTGGGTATACCAATGCCGGCAAGTCATCGCTGCTCAATGCCCTCTGTGATCGCGCGCCGGGAGGACCGGTCCAAGCCGAAAACATTCTGTTCGCGACCCTCGACCCCACAACACGCCGGCTCTGCTTGCCGAGAGCCGGGGCCGCACCCAGGGAGCTCTTGATCACAGACACGGTGGGGTTCATCCGTGAACTGCCAGCCCCTCTGATGCAAGCCTTCATGGCCACGCTCGAAGAAACCCGCAATGCGGACCAGCTCCTGCTGGTGGTGGATCTCGGAGATCCCGACTGGCAGGGACAACTCAAAGCCGTTCACTCCATTCTCGACGGGCTTGGCTGTGAGCAGCCCAGACAGGTGCTGGCCAACCAGATCGACCGATGTCATGGAGGAGCCTTAGAGCGGATCCGTGAACTAGAGCCTGAAGCTCTTTACCTCTCCGCCA includes:
- a CDS encoding NAD(P)/FAD-dependent oxidoreductase; protein product: MTPPASEQVQPIVVVGGGFAGLSTALAFSRLHPRPPVVLIEPRDRFVFVPLLYELMSGELKGWEVAPDYASLLQGRGISHLQDRVSAVDLDARSVTTGSGRALQYSQLVLATGAQPADFGIPGVRDNALNFHTLSDLQPLQDRLQELRQRPSGANSLVIAGAGATGVELACKLVDLLNGAATIQLVELGDQILPRSKAFNREQAEIALKKRGVTIHLNTRVDLVTATSVTLSGPQGSHQQNHDGLVWTAGSRPTIPDLSPKLELHQGRLPVTESLRLQAYPDVLALGDIAVNPRPDELSSWPHSAQAAIQQGQFAAKDLKAKLQGSVEKPFVFKDLGEMLSLGIGDASITGLGLTLAGPLAFKLRRLTYLTRLPGLSLGLRAAGAWLVGP
- the hflX gene encoding GTPase HflX; the protein is MKQAHLAGRTRGLRPSQLKQLERLSHRRHPDDSGADIFTLERLAQLAVQLEETLHLLIDNRGVCRLLWVGPLGESDRLDRHLQGGSRRRSRQWRLVSSLHGRRSSDLVPDGRDAAIALDVQPDSWLRYQALMARSGIRSGALWVPAPKADGGWSCTETGDLTMLCCSDTSARNDAPHGEPFQATHEHTSTVEQVLLLTLTGTDPARNERELAELEGLTRSAGATTVAVCRQRQGQINPQTLWGKGKLQEAALDIRKHGATLVITDRELTPVQARNLERLLDSPVMDRSELILDIFAQRASSAAGRLQVELAQLRYRLPRLAGRGLSLSRQGGGIGTRGPGETQLEKDRRAISRRIEHLGRELRQLGAHRARLRERRHELPGVALVGYTNAGKSSLLNALCDRAPGGPVQAENILFATLDPTTRRLCLPRAGAAPRELLITDTVGFIRELPAPLMQAFMATLEETRNADQLLLVVDLGDPDWQGQLKAVHSILDGLGCEQPRQVLANQIDRCHGGALERIRELEPEALYLSATMGTGLKGLRTWLEQTFWESTPETVSPPVTEPSGAPPNG